Proteins encoded together in one Anaerotignum propionicum DSM 1682 window:
- a CDS encoding DMT family transporter: MKSFFAGILVMIGIGLISLNGSLTMELGDSLSLGFALSYAIFVVMTGIFAVKCNPIGMSFFSYLGTGVLAIIAALLFEDIPTAFPKSGLLSLLYLATISTAVAFTLQNVAQKYTSDTHTAILLSTESLFAFIFGVFFYGDPYTTRILIGGIVVFSAIILSEVKFKKPSAKKAENSQEVTQPPDEMEEIIYDMLAIEVKEPKL, translated from the coding sequence ATGAAATCCTTTTTTGCTGGAATATTGGTTATGATTGGAATTGGGTTGATTTCTTTAAATGGCTCTCTTACCATGGAACTTGGCGATAGTTTATCTTTGGGTTTTGCCCTTTCTTATGCAATTTTTGTTGTCATGACAGGGATATTTGCTGTTAAGTGTAATCCTATTGGTATGTCCTTTTTCTCATATCTGGGCACAGGTGTACTTGCCATTATTGCGGCACTGCTTTTTGAGGACATCCCTACGGCATTTCCAAAGTCAGGTTTGTTGTCTCTGCTATATTTGGCAACCATAAGCACAGCTGTGGCCTTTACTTTGCAAAACGTGGCACAAAAATACACCTCAGATACTCATACAGCAATTCTCCTTTCCACGGAGAGTTTGTTCGCCTTTATTTTTGGCGTGTTTTTCTATGGGGATCCTTATACAACTAGAATACTCATCGGCGGTATTGTTGTATTCTCAGCGATTATTCTTTCTGAGGTAAAATTCAAAAAACCATCTGCCAAGAAAGCAGAAAACTCCCAAGAGGTGACCCAACCACCTGACGAAATGGAAGAAATTATCTATGATATGCTTGCAATAGAAGTAAAAGAGCCGAAACTATAA
- a CDS encoding iron-containing alcohol dehydrogenase translates to MKFQYFIPTKILFGCGQLEKLHKQKLPGKKALLVISGGTSVKKYGYLARVQEQLDKAGISYVIFDKILPNPIETHVTQGAELAREEGCDFVVGLGGGSIIDSAKAIAVMATNEGNIWDYIFGGTGGSKMPRIAPLPIVAITTTAGTGTEADPWAVITHQDRNEKIGFGYDQTFPVLSIVDPELMLTVPEKLTAYQGFDALFHSTEGYLNKYTNPLNDMYALKAIELIGKYLPIAVKDGQNIEAREQVALANTLSGMSESIGGCISEHALEHPLSGHNPKLEHGAGLIMICEAYYAYWAESSLVNQRMIDMAKALGKQDATKAEDFVAALHDLIVACGVVDLKMSDYGILKEDLKMYTEVAFETMGSLFKADPGEMTFEDCLKIYERSYQ, encoded by the coding sequence ATGAAATTTCAGTATTTTATTCCCACAAAGATTCTTTTTGGATGTGGACAGTTGGAGAAGCTCCATAAACAGAAGCTGCCTGGGAAAAAGGCACTTCTTGTAATTTCCGGTGGCACGTCGGTGAAAAAATATGGTTATTTGGCAAGGGTGCAGGAACAACTGGATAAGGCAGGGATTTCCTATGTAATTTTTGATAAAATTCTTCCTAATCCCATTGAGACTCATGTTACCCAAGGGGCAGAATTGGCTCGAGAAGAAGGCTGTGACTTTGTTGTGGGCTTGGGTGGTGGTTCTATCATAGATTCTGCAAAGGCAATTGCTGTTATGGCCACCAATGAGGGGAATATTTGGGATTATATTTTTGGTGGAACAGGGGGAAGCAAAATGCCCCGAATAGCACCCCTTCCTATTGTTGCCATTACGACAACAGCGGGCACGGGCACAGAGGCAGATCCTTGGGCAGTGATTACCCATCAGGATAGAAATGAGAAGATTGGGTTTGGATATGACCAAACTTTCCCTGTGCTTTCCATTGTTGATCCAGAGTTAATGCTGACAGTTCCCGAAAAGCTCACAGCATATCAAGGCTTCGACGCATTATTTCACAGCACCGAGGGATATTTGAATAAATACACCAATCCGTTGAACGATATGTATGCTTTAAAGGCCATTGAGCTGATTGGGAAATATCTTCCCATTGCTGTAAAGGATGGTCAAAATATAGAAGCTCGCGAGCAAGTTGCCTTGGCAAATACCCTTTCGGGGATGTCGGAAAGCATTGGCGGATGTATATCTGAGCATGCCTTAGAGCATCCCTTGAGTGGACACAATCCCAAGCTTGAGCATGGAGCAGGCTTGATTATGATTTGTGAGGCTTATTATGCATATTGGGCGGAAAGCAGTCTGGTAAATCAGCGCATGATTGATATGGCAAAGGCATTAGGAAAGCAGGATGCAACAAAGGCTGAGGATTTTGTTGCGGCTTTGCATGACCTGATTGTTGCCTGTGGTGTAGTGGACTTGAAAATGTCCGATTACGGAATATTGAAAGAGGACTTGAAGATGTATACAGAAGTGGCCTTTGAGACCATGGGTAGTTTGTTCAAAGCTGATCCCGGAGAAATGACTTTTGAAGACTGCTTAAAAATTTATGAGAGGTCCTATCAATAA
- a CDS encoding CPCC family cysteine-rich protein encodes MEVETQENNSGNSPCPCCGCITIPNQGNAMAFICPVCFWEIDLFIHSENESSDQNHGLTLNQARENFITFGAVLPSLKEYCQKKDK; translated from the coding sequence ATAGAGGTTGAGACACAGGAAAACAACAGCGGGAATTCTCCCTGCCCGTGTTGTGGATGTATTACGATTCCCAATCAGGGAAATGCAATGGCGTTTATTTGTCCTGTTTGTTTTTGGGAAATTGACTTATTTATTCATTCTGAAAATGAATCAAGTGACCAAAATCATGGTTTAACCTTAAACCAAGCAAGAGAGAATTTTATAACCTTTGGGGCGGTACTACCTAGTTTAAAGGAATATTGCCAAAAGAAGGATAAATAG
- the ychF gene encoding redox-regulated ATPase YchF — MKLGIVGLPNVGKSTLFNSMTLGKAEAANYPFCTIDPNVGIVTVPDARLIKLAEIHNSAKIIPAVIEFVDIAGLVRGASKGEGLGNKFLSHIREVDAIVHVVRCFEDTNVIHVDGSVDPIRDIETINLELVFSDLEIIERRIAKTGKMAKADKSLQHEMDLLQKIKDGLEQGVSARAIEMDTPEDKAFVETLTLLTAKPVLYAANVLEDHLADDGATNPYVAKVKEYAKNEGSEVFVLCAKIEEEISDLDEADKKEFLAELGVETSGLDRLIAASYKLLGLISYLTAGPQETRAWTIVNGTKAPQAAGKIHSDFERGFIRAEVVAFDDLVRAGSNTAAKELGLVRSEGKEYVFKDGDVVLFRFNV; from the coding sequence ATGAAACTCGGTATTGTAGGTCTGCCCAATGTGGGCAAGAGTACCTTATTTAATTCAATGACATTAGGAAAAGCAGAAGCGGCAAACTACCCCTTTTGCACCATCGATCCCAACGTGGGCATCGTAACCGTTCCCGATGCACGCTTAATAAAATTGGCAGAAATCCATAATTCTGCAAAAATCATCCCCGCAGTCATCGAATTTGTTGATATTGCCGGTTTGGTTCGCGGTGCAAGCAAAGGCGAAGGCTTAGGAAATAAATTTCTCTCTCACATTCGTGAGGTAGATGCCATTGTCCATGTGGTACGCTGTTTTGAAGATACAAACGTGATTCACGTAGATGGCTCTGTTGACCCTATTCGTGATATTGAAACCATCAATTTGGAATTAGTATTCTCAGATTTGGAGATTATAGAACGTCGTATTGCAAAAACAGGTAAAATGGCAAAAGCTGATAAATCCCTTCAGCATGAAATGGATCTTTTGCAAAAAATAAAGGACGGCTTAGAGCAAGGAGTCTCCGCAAGAGCAATCGAAATGGATACCCCTGAGGATAAAGCTTTTGTGGAAACCCTAACATTGCTGACAGCCAAACCAGTATTGTATGCTGCAAATGTTCTTGAAGACCATTTGGCCGACGACGGCGCAACCAATCCTTACGTTGCAAAAGTTAAGGAATACGCTAAAAACGAAGGCAGTGAGGTATTTGTTCTTTGTGCCAAAATTGAAGAAGAAATTTCCGATTTGGACGAGGCAGATAAAAAGGAATTTTTAGCGGAGCTGGGTGTGGAAACCAGTGGTCTTGATCGTTTGATTGCCGCAAGTTATAAGCTTTTGGGCTTAATTAGCTACTTAACTGCAGGTCCACAGGAAACCCGTGCTTGGACCATTGTAAACGGTACAAAGGCACCTCAGGCTGCGGGCAAAATCCACAGTGACTTTGAAAGAGGCTTTATCCGTGCTGAGGTTGTGGCATTTGATGACCTTGTGCGTGCAGGTTCTAACACTGCGGCAAAGGAGTTGGGTTTGGTTCGCTCCGAAGGCAAGGAATATGTTTTCAAAGACGGTGATGTGGTTTTATTCCGTTTTAACGTTTAA
- a CDS encoding YhcN/YlaJ family sporulation lipoprotein, giving the protein MWKKLCSIMLLAIFVLSGCRATVTENNLSGIHLVKANEKLGEKTQAERAQSIKALLHNINGITGNAVIVEGHTAIIGLRLEEGMESDATRLRKEADNAAREADEYINNTSITTNVNIVSLIEEMERKRGK; this is encoded by the coding sequence ATGTGGAAAAAACTGTGCAGTATTATGTTATTAGCGATTTTTGTTTTGAGCGGCTGCCGTGCAACAGTCACAGAAAACAATTTGTCCGGAATCCATTTGGTTAAGGCCAATGAAAAATTAGGAGAAAAAACCCAGGCGGAGCGAGCGCAGAGCATTAAAGCCTTGCTTCATAATATCAACGGAATTACGGGAAATGCGGTAATCGTGGAAGGTCATACGGCAATTATCGGCTTACGCTTAGAAGAAGGAATGGAGAGCGATGCCACAAGATTGCGAAAAGAGGCGGATAATGCAGCTAGAGAGGCAGATGAGTATATCAACAATACTTCCATCACAACCAATGTAAATATTGTTTCTTTGATTGAAGAGATGGAGCGGAAAAGGGGAAAATAA
- a CDS encoding S-layer homology domain-containing protein, with protein MKKKMALALSVVMASSCMSVTGYAANFKDINDVPWDGAKTVINSVADLGLLSGYEDNTFRARNSVTYCEAIQMLYATLQRSGTAKQMDAADHYKYISFLQGYNIPTWAQAAVAYGLENNIITTNDMVKFMSGKTSNFATRQDVAKMFGNALAIRYDIDRSMKVAVAFKDFYRISDDSAILVDLLARLGIVSGDNGNNFNPTNNINRAEMAVMLDKTYNLLKNGVETTGTITEFEDSGSYYKVTIKTDAGTSIDFHAVPNLVKVYNGSGNQELAMSRLNAGDKISFAYNGGSLESIRVLNGSSTQQKYNITGYITALKSGEIRIENENTGATENLTFDGSCVFYIDNKSVRKSELEEKLKDNSDKHAYAGINTKTTVEKDKDSRGNSTQVEKTYVTEIYVTFADEYTRTGVVDKMETNYISYKPTDSSSTNMTYFTSDCKYYIGEKSVSLSDLKSLANSGTVYVKITINKEDKASKVVLSEESFTADSNSSAKIYDVKDLTESQLVVNSGGDKITYKFGSTNSVSNITFYTWDEDDKDWVTVKVSNAESYFDKNDRASKNVFCKIEFNSGGKINRIYVSTKKSAWSTGSESSAERKAEVDSISDNTLKFKNSTVSYTLLNQYNVKINPDKDVDAITGTVNGTLVKYPLTILGAKTSSLTLFRKMVEANDVTVYAEIKADGNNVIQSIEARPTAAKGKLVSYDADKKELVLDCNGKEITFITTRKPSTGTDDYTYEDLETSGYIGSILSLTFNSDGIVIKIAVDENAYEKGKVSIKGIAESAKDGLKFKGKSTVYAWLGRSNIEIHNYSLDSSSLDRVKDAIDDKDITVYAEVRLTEKEQVDRINVYVQDAEGKFEEFNEDKNTVRIITASGNRFTFNTATKPTINISGVASGKWNDLAVGKSVKLTFNSDGLLKSVEG; from the coding sequence ATGAAGAAGAAAATGGCACTGGCTTTGTCAGTGGTGATGGCATCTTCCTGTATGAGTGTAACAGGTTATGCCGCAAATTTTAAGGATATTAATGATGTGCCTTGGGATGGTGCAAAAACAGTTATCAATTCGGTTGCGGATTTAGGTCTGCTCAGCGGTTATGAAGATAATACCTTCCGCGCTCGTAACAGTGTTACATATTGTGAAGCAATCCAAATGCTTTATGCAACGTTGCAAAGATCAGGTACTGCAAAGCAGATGGATGCGGCAGATCACTACAAATATATTTCCTTTTTGCAAGGGTATAATATTCCTACATGGGCGCAGGCTGCTGTTGCTTATGGGTTAGAAAACAACATTATAACCACAAACGACATGGTTAAGTTTATGAGCGGAAAAACTAGTAATTTTGCAACAAGACAGGATGTTGCAAAAATGTTTGGGAATGCCCTTGCGATACGCTACGATATTGACAGAAGCATGAAGGTAGCTGTTGCGTTTAAAGATTTTTATCGTATCTCTGATGACAGTGCTATTTTGGTTGACCTTTTGGCCCGCCTTGGCATTGTGAGTGGAGATAACGGAAATAATTTTAACCCAACAAACAATATTAACCGAGCAGAAATGGCAGTTATGTTGGACAAAACTTATAATTTGTTGAAAAATGGAGTGGAAACAACAGGAACCATTACCGAGTTTGAGGATTCAGGCAGTTATTATAAAGTAACGATAAAAACAGATGCTGGAACAAGCATAGATTTTCATGCCGTACCAAACCTTGTGAAGGTTTATAATGGAAGTGGAAATCAAGAGTTGGCAATGTCCCGTTTAAATGCAGGGGATAAAATCAGCTTTGCATATAATGGTGGTTCTTTGGAATCAATTCGTGTTTTAAATGGTTCTTCCACCCAGCAAAAATATAATATTACAGGCTATATTACAGCTTTAAAAAGCGGAGAAATCAGAATTGAAAACGAAAATACAGGAGCAACTGAAAATTTAACTTTCGATGGTAGTTGTGTATTCTATATAGATAATAAGAGTGTGAGAAAATCAGAGCTGGAAGAGAAATTGAAGGATAACAGCGATAAACATGCTTATGCAGGAATTAATACAAAAACAACGGTGGAAAAGGATAAAGACAGTAGAGGTAATTCCACACAGGTGGAAAAAACCTATGTAACAGAAATTTATGTAACCTTTGCAGACGAATATACACGTACCGGCGTTGTGGACAAAATGGAAACCAATTATATTTCCTATAAACCCACAGATTCAAGTTCCACAAACATGACTTACTTTACTTCCGACTGTAAGTATTATATTGGGGAAAAGTCTGTTTCACTGTCTGATCTTAAGTCACTGGCAAATAGCGGAACTGTTTACGTAAAAATTACAATAAATAAAGAGGATAAAGCATCTAAAGTTGTTCTGTCAGAGGAAAGCTTTACTGCCGATAGCAATTCCTCGGCAAAAATTTATGATGTAAAGGACTTAACGGAATCTCAACTGGTTGTAAATTCCGGTGGAGATAAAATCACATATAAATTTGGTTCCACTAATTCGGTATCCAATATTACATTCTATACATGGGATGAAGACGATAAGGATTGGGTAACAGTTAAAGTTTCCAATGCAGAGAGCTATTTTGATAAAAATGACAGGGCAAGTAAAAATGTATTCTGCAAGATCGAATTTAACAGCGGCGGAAAGATTAATAGAATTTATGTATCTACCAAAAAATCAGCATGGTCTACAGGCAGTGAATCCAGTGCGGAAAGAAAAGCAGAAGTAGATTCTATCTCTGATAATACATTAAAATTCAAAAATTCGACGGTATCCTACACCTTACTGAATCAGTATAATGTGAAGATCAACCCTGATAAGGATGTTGATGCAATAACAGGAACGGTTAATGGAACTTTAGTCAAATATCCTTTGACAATTCTAGGTGCCAAAACAAGCTCCCTGACTCTTTTCAGAAAGATGGTAGAGGCAAATGATGTTACCGTTTATGCTGAAATAAAGGCAGATGGAAATAATGTTATTCAGTCGATTGAAGCAAGACCTACTGCGGCTAAAGGAAAGCTGGTTTCCTATGATGCGGATAAAAAAGAATTGGTGCTTGATTGTAATGGGAAAGAGATAACCTTTATAACCACAAGAAAGCCTAGCACCGGCACTGATGATTATACATATGAGGACTTAGAAACTTCTGGTTACATAGGTTCCATCCTTTCCTTAACCTTTAATAGTGATGGGATTGTTATAAAGATTGCAGTAGACGAAAATGCTTACGAAAAGGGAAAAGTAAGCATAAAAGGGATTGCTGAATCTGCAAAAGATGGATTGAAATTTAAGGGCAAGTCCACTGTTTATGCATGGCTGGGACGTTCAAACATAGAAATTCATAATTACAGCTTGGATTCTTCCTCGCTGGATCGTGTGAAAGACGCTATCGATGACAAGGACATTACTGTTTATGCAGAGGTGCGTTTAACCGAGAAAGAGCAAGTTGACAGAATTAACGTTTATGTACAAGATGCAGAAGGCAAATTCGAAGAATTTAATGAAGATAAAAATACAGTACGAATTATTACAGCTTCAGGAAATAGATTTACTTTCAACACTGCTACGAAGCCAACCATTAACATTAGCGGTGTTGCATCGGGTAAATGGAATGACTTGGCTGTGGGCAAATCAGTAAAATTAACCTTCAACAGCGATGGGTTGTTGAAATCCGTAGAGGGTTGA
- a CDS encoding radical SAM protein — translation MMRYEGTVYRPPSEAGSLIIQFTIGCARNTCTFCNMYKDKKFRIRPLEEVAQDLEMARNYYNRVKVRRIFLADGDALIVKTDDLLYIIGKCHEYFPEVERISVYGAPMDILNKTPEDLRRLKDAGLDMVYMGLESGADEVLKDVKKGVTAAEMIEAGKKVKEAGIVLSMTIISGLGGKKYWKEHALGSARVISAIKPEFVGFLTLMVEPGTEMYDQVGRGEIDLLNPQEVLDETELFIRNVDAEGTVFRSNHASNYTALAGTLNGDKEKILAQIETSRRRSTFRPDSYRGI, via the coding sequence ATGATGAGATATGAAGGAACAGTATACAGACCACCCAGTGAAGCAGGTAGCTTGATTATTCAGTTTACCATTGGATGTGCCAGAAATACTTGTACGTTTTGCAATATGTATAAAGATAAAAAATTTCGCATCCGCCCTTTAGAAGAGGTAGCCCAAGATTTGGAGATGGCAAGGAATTATTACAACAGGGTGAAGGTGCGCCGCATTTTCTTGGCTGATGGCGATGCACTGATTGTTAAGACGGATGACTTACTCTACATTATAGGAAAATGTCATGAATATTTTCCTGAGGTAGAGCGTATTTCCGTTTATGGTGCCCCTATGGATATTTTGAATAAAACGCCTGAGGATTTACGCCGTTTAAAGGATGCAGGCTTGGATATGGTTTACATGGGTCTGGAAAGCGGTGCCGATGAAGTTTTGAAAGATGTAAAAAAAGGTGTTACCGCTGCAGAAATGATTGAAGCAGGGAAAAAAGTCAAGGAAGCAGGCATAGTACTTTCTATGACTATCATTTCAGGCTTAGGTGGCAAGAAATATTGGAAAGAGCATGCTTTGGGCAGTGCAAGAGTAATTTCTGCAATCAAACCTGAGTTTGTTGGATTCTTGACATTAATGGTAGAGCCGGGGACAGAAATGTACGATCAGGTGGGTAGAGGAGAGATTGACCTTTTAAATCCCCAAGAGGTTTTGGATGAAACAGAGTTGTTTATTCGCAATGTAGATGCTGAGGGTACGGTTTTTCGCTCCAATCATGCCTCTAATTATACTGCATTGGCAGGCACGTTAAATGGTGACAAAGAAAAAATTTTGGCGCAGATTGAAACCAGTCGCCGTCGGAGCACATTCCGTCCCGACAGCTACAGAGGAATCTGA
- the spoIID gene encoding stage II sporulation protein D has translation MAKKILGILLGYIILAVILLPLLITLLWGGFSKEEVKEAKKLVRIEDVFSPELEEYIVGVVSAEMPASFPEEALKAQAVAARTYQVRKMQEVGTDRVIYDVGQAYNSVAEQKKKWGENYIENANKIRTAVKETQGEIMVYGGEPILAVFHAQSAGKTEASENVWTSALPYLKSVDSEEDKKAPNNEYTSNISAKDVWKKLSTFGKLSQSEAELSFSNIERSDAGYIQNVRVGGMNLTGLQVRQALGLRSANFQVERKGDNFVFVTHGYGHGAGMSQYGASFLAQEGMDYREILCHYYQGISFENIA, from the coding sequence ATGGCAAAGAAGATTTTGGGAATCCTATTGGGATATATTATATTGGCAGTCATTCTTTTACCCTTGCTGATTACTTTACTTTGGGGAGGTTTCTCCAAAGAAGAGGTGAAAGAAGCAAAAAAATTGGTTCGCATTGAAGATGTATTTTCGCCAGAGCTTGAGGAATACATTGTAGGTGTTGTTTCTGCGGAAATGCCTGCATCCTTTCCTGAGGAGGCTTTAAAGGCTCAGGCTGTGGCCGCCCGTACATATCAAGTGCGCAAGATGCAGGAGGTTGGAACCGATCGTGTGATTTACGATGTAGGACAAGCTTATAATTCTGTTGCGGAACAAAAGAAAAAATGGGGTGAGAATTATATTGAAAATGCAAATAAAATCAGAACGGCGGTAAAGGAAACCCAAGGGGAAATCATGGTATACGGCGGAGAGCCGATTTTGGCTGTTTTCCATGCCCAGAGCGCGGGAAAAACGGAGGCTTCGGAAAATGTATGGACCAGTGCATTGCCCTATTTAAAAAGCGTGGATAGTGAAGAGGATAAAAAGGCACCGAATAATGAATACACCAGCAACATTTCAGCCAAAGACGTTTGGAAGAAATTGTCCACATTTGGAAAGCTTAGTCAAAGCGAGGCAGAACTTAGCTTTAGCAATATAGAAAGATCAGATGCAGGGTATATTCAAAATGTAAGAGTTGGGGGAATGAACTTAACGGGTTTGCAGGTTCGTCAAGCTTTGGGACTGCGCAGTGCCAATTTTCAGGTGGAGCGTAAGGGTGATAACTTTGTTTTTGTAACCCATGGCTACGGACACGGCGCTGGGATGAGCCAATATGGGGCATCTTTTTTAGCCCAGGAGGGTATGGATTATCGGGAAATATTATGTCATTATTATCAGGGCATTTCCTTTGAAAATATTGCATAA
- a CDS encoding M23 family metallopeptidase, whose translation MKNKNKRTAMWTATICGCLCLLAVGAGVVWQAMDYKEAVPPTSQYQANAGPEDALQPVTMAQTPTVQETKNQKKASETPAEQQKPAPKASSPSAPVFGYPLKGEIVMPYSVDCAIYDPTLNQYHTNASVSISAAAGDPVQAAEKGTVKEITKDEEKGTSLVIEHENGWLTTYSQLAEDISVKVGEAVDKGQAIGTVGEPTKYTIALGSHVEFAVAKDGEPVDPAKAVQDE comes from the coding sequence ATGAAGAATAAGAATAAAAGAACAGCAATGTGGACCGCAACAATTTGTGGTTGCCTGTGCTTATTGGCGGTTGGTGCAGGTGTAGTTTGGCAAGCGATGGATTATAAAGAGGCGGTGCCGCCAACCTCACAATATCAGGCAAATGCAGGCCCGGAAGATGCATTACAGCCTGTTACTATGGCACAAACCCCTACGGTGCAGGAAACCAAGAATCAGAAAAAGGCCAGCGAGACACCGGCTGAGCAGCAGAAGCCGGCACCTAAGGCTTCATCACCTTCCGCACCTGTTTTTGGCTATCCTTTAAAAGGTGAAATTGTAATGCCATACAGTGTGGACTGTGCAATTTATGATCCTACGCTAAATCAGTATCATACAAATGCCAGTGTAAGCATTTCGGCAGCGGCAGGGGATCCTGTACAGGCGGCAGAAAAGGGAACAGTAAAAGAAATCACCAAGGATGAAGAAAAGGGCACAAGCTTAGTTATTGAGCATGAGAACGGGTGGCTGACTACATACAGTCAGCTGGCAGAGGATATTTCCGTTAAAGTCGGTGAAGCTGTAGATAAGGGACAAGCAATCGGTACAGTTGGCGAACCTACAAAATATACCATTGCTTTAGGCAGTCATGTTGAATTTGCAGTTGCTAAGGATGGGGAACCCGTTGACCCTGCAAAAGCTGTTCAAGACGAATGA
- a CDS encoding O-acetyl-ADP-ribose deacetylase: MQRFSILKGDIVKAKTDAIVNAANTSLLGGGGVDGAIHRAAGAELLAECKNLGGCKTGEAKITKGYKLKAKYVIHTAGPIWRGGKWNEDQLLKSCYENSLLLAKENGVRTIAFPSISTGVYCFPAERAAKIAVKTICDFLKTDTFFQQVLMVCFDEGTKEIYLNALKEYSEKS, translated from the coding sequence ATGCAACGTTTTTCTATCTTAAAAGGAGATATCGTAAAGGCAAAGACCGATGCGATTGTGAATGCGGCAAATACGTCCCTTTTGGGGGGCGGTGGTGTAGACGGCGCAATTCATCGAGCCGCCGGAGCAGAGCTTTTGGCTGAGTGTAAAAACCTAGGCGGATGCAAAACCGGTGAAGCGAAAATTACAAAAGGCTATAAACTCAAAGCGAAGTATGTGATTCATACGGCGGGGCCTATTTGGAGAGGTGGGAAATGGAACGAGGATCAGTTGCTGAAAAGCTGCTATGAAAACTCGTTGCTACTTGCCAAGGAGAATGGAGTGAGGACTATTGCGTTTCCATCCATCAGTACAGGGGTGTACTGTTTTCCTGCGGAGCGGGCGGCGAAAATTGCGGTAAAAACAATATGCGATTTTTTGAAGACCGACACTTTCTTTCAACAGGTGCTTATGGTTTGCTTTGATGAAGGTACCAAAGAGATATATTTAAATGCGCTAAAAGAGTACAGCGAAAAAAGCTGA
- the hpf gene encoding ribosome hibernation-promoting factor, HPF/YfiA family gives MVYNIIGKNIDVWDKTKESVERKMDRIEKLFPQDVAATITLSLEKLVSTVEVTIPMNKRLIRAEVSDSDMLAAMDKAVDILESQIVRYKKRMRTRVRQNGESQMEEYRAILVPETSLDEEPLFKIEKVKHFEVKPMDAEEAVMEMELIGHSFFVFRNGETDELNVVYKRKNGSYGLIEPEF, from the coding sequence ATGGTATATAACATCATCGGAAAAAACATTGACGTATGGGACAAGACAAAGGAATCAGTAGAGCGTAAGATGGATCGTATTGAAAAGCTGTTTCCCCAAGATGTAGCAGCTACGATTACCCTAAGTCTGGAGAAACTTGTTTCAACCGTAGAAGTGACGATTCCTATGAACAAAAGACTGATTCGTGCAGAGGTGAGTGATTCAGATATGTTGGCAGCAATGGATAAAGCTGTAGATATTCTGGAGTCACAAATTGTACGTTATAAAAAACGTATGCGCACAAGGGTACGTCAGAACGGTGAGAGCCAAATGGAGGAATATCGTGCAATTCTAGTTCCTGAGACCAGTTTGGACGAGGAACCATTGTTCAAAATTGAAAAAGTAAAGCATTTTGAAGTAAAACCCATGGATGCCGAGGAAGCAGTTATGGAAATGGAGTTGATTGGTCATAGCTTCTTTGTTTTCAGAAACGGAGAGACAGACGAGTTAAATGTTGTTTATAAAAGAAAAAATGGTTCTTATGGATTAATTGAACCGGAATTTTAA